CAGCTGGGCCGCTGGTGGCAAAGCCATCGCTCCCAGGCCAGGCTGTAAGAGCGTTTCACCATCCACCACCAGGGAAGGGCCATGATTCACGTCCACCATCTCGAGAAATCGCGCTCGCACCGGGTTATCTGGCTTTTGGAGCTTCTGGGGCTCGAGTACGACATTCACGTTTACAAACGTAACGACAAGACCATGCAGGCACCGAAAGCGCTCAAGGAGGTGCATCCGCTGGGCAAGTCACCGGTGATCGTCGATGGCGAGCTGACCATCGCCGAGTCCGGCGCGATCATCGACTACCTCGTCGAGCGCTACGGTAAAGGACGTTTCACGCCTGATCCTGAGGACGTCGAGACATGGCTGGACTACCGCTACTGGCTGCACTACGCCGAAGGCTCGCTCATGCCGCTTCTGCTCATGAGCCTGGTATTCAGCCATATTCCCAAACAGTCGCCGGCGCTGGTGAGGCCCGTGGCCAAGGGAATCAGCTCGACGATCCGCGAGCGCTTTCT
The window above is part of the Halomonas sp. GD1P12 genome. Proteins encoded here:
- a CDS encoding glutathione S-transferase family protein, translating into MIHVHHLEKSRSHRVIWLLELLGLEYDIHVYKRNDKTMQAPKALKEVHPLGKSPVIVDGELTIAESGAIIDYLVERYGKGRFTPDPEDVETWLDYRYWLHYAEGSLMPLLLMSLVFSHIPKQSPALVRPVAKGISSTIRERFLDPQLDQHMAFIEAHLRAKENFGGAWPSGADVQMSFPMLALKGTRSLGNYPAIAGFTQRLESDPAWQRVIERAGPLDILER